From a region of the Candidatus Eisenbacteria bacterium genome:
- a CDS encoding DUF4239 domain-containing protein, with amino-acid sequence MTWMFDLPLIVAGPLVMFLLLGFSLGGLYLFRRHLLPRLRFEQHEATFGAGMVSSIMVFYGLSAALVAVNVWDQYKQVGSIASRETTALNLLWRDVGGYPGEFRVPLQKRLREYTYFVIHEAWPLQRKGVVPSRGLDQMTQFQAILTSFEPRTEAQKILAAETFRSYNHLIEIRRERLDSVNAHLPGVFWAVLIFGAIISLISAFFFPIVDGRVHAAQTALLAVFIGLVIFLILALDRPYRGDLGVTAEPYQLLYDQLMKS; translated from the coding sequence ATGACCTGGATGTTCGACCTGCCGCTCATCGTCGCGGGGCCTCTCGTCATGTTCCTGCTCCTCGGCTTCTCGCTGGGCGGTCTCTATCTGTTCCGCAGGCATCTGCTGCCGCGCCTGCGATTCGAGCAGCACGAGGCGACGTTCGGCGCGGGCATGGTGAGCTCGATCATGGTGTTCTACGGGCTCTCAGCGGCGCTGGTCGCTGTCAATGTCTGGGATCAGTACAAGCAGGTCGGGAGCATCGCCTCGCGGGAAACCACGGCTCTGAATCTTCTGTGGCGAGACGTGGGCGGATACCCCGGTGAGTTTCGGGTCCCGCTCCAGAAGCGCCTCCGCGAATACACCTACTTCGTCATTCACGAGGCCTGGCCGTTGCAGCGAAAAGGAGTCGTCCCGAGCCGGGGACTGGATCAAATGACCCAGTTCCAGGCGATCCTCACCAGCTTCGAGCCCAGGACCGAAGCCCAGAAGATCCTGGCGGCGGAGACCTTCCGCTCCTACAACCACCTGATCGAGATCCGGCGCGAGCGACTGGACTCGGTGAATGCCCACCTCCCGGGAGTGTTCTGGGCGGTCCTCATCTTCGGCGCCATCATCAGTCTCATTTCGGCGTTCTTCTTCCCGATCGTCGACGGGCGGGTCCACGCCGCTCAGACCGCGCTGCTCGCGGTGTTCATCGGGCTCGTGATCTTCCTGATCCTGGCCCTCGATCGCCCTTACCGGGGGGATCTCGGGGTCACGGCGGAGCCCTATCAGCTCCTCTACGACCAATTGATGAAGTCATGA